Within the Funiculus sociatus GB2-C1 genome, the region AGACTGTATTTACCTAATGGAAACAGGAACTTCTCCAACGCCAACTTAATCACCCGATTTGGCAAAGCTGTATTCACTCCTACCCAGGCTGGTTCAGTATCGCAAACCTGAATCATTTCCCAGGTATAAGGCAACTTGCGGTTAGGATTATCACTGAAGGACACCTGCACCGGACTCCCAGGCGTAGAAACCGCCGTCATTGGGCCAGTATTAGGACAGTGGGCGGTGATTACTTCCCCAGTCGCCAGCTCAATATCGGCAAAAAACCGCTTATAACGTTTGAGTAGGACACCCGGATACAGAGTTGGATATTGGTAAAGCCAATCCATAGTAGTTTTTTAATGCAGAGTAACGCAAAGGTAATCTTAGGCGATCGCAGAGTCAGACAAACCTTTGCTACCTAAACCGTTAACCTTTGCATTCTTTGCGTTTAAATAAAATGAGTCTCTTGAGGTATCTTTAAGCATTTGTGACTGAAAAGCAAAAAACCGCTCGTTCCCTAGCTGGAATTGCTGGGATTGTGGCAATTGCCACACTGATTAGTAAAGTTTTTGGGTTAGTGCGCCAGCAAGCGATCGCAGCTGCTTTTGGTGTGGGTGTCACCGCCGATGCCTACAACTACGCCTATGTCATCCCTGGCTTTTTGTTGATCTTACTGGGCGGCATCAATGGCCCTTTTCATAGTGCCATTGTCAGCGTCTTAGCCAAGCGCGACAAATCGGAAGCCGCACCTTTGGTGGAAACCATTACAACACTGGTGGGAGGGATACTCTTCATCGTCACCATCGTTTTAATTGTATTTGCCGGAGTCTTCATTAACCTGGTCGCACCGGGTTTAAGCGAGACAGCCTACGGGATACAAGTGAAAGCGATCGCCATCGATCAATTACAGATAATGGCTCCGATGGCAATCCTTGCTGGACTCATCGGCATTGGCTTTGGCACCCTCAACGCCGCTGATATGTACTGGTTGCCCTCCGTTAGTCCCTTATTCTCCAGCATTACAGTCATTGGCGGACTCGGCATCTTAGCGCTGCAACTCGGCGACCAAATCAACGCCCCCCAATACGCCAAGCTAGGAGGATTAGTTTTAGCTGGGGGAACCCTTGCTGGTGCGATCTTACAGTGGTTAATCCAGCTGTCGGCACAATGGCGGGCTGGCTTGGGCACATTACGCCTGCGCTTTGACTGGCACCAGCCTGGAGTTAAGGATGTCCTCAAGGTGATGGGGCCAGCAACCCTTTCCTCTGGAATGCTGCAAATTAACCTCTACACCGATTTATTTTTCGCTTCTTATATTCCCCAAGCAGCAGCAGCCATGACCTATGCAGGGCTTTTAGTGCAAACGCCGCTGGGAATTATTTCCAATGTAATTTTAGTGCCGCTACTGCCCATATTTTCGCGGCTGGCTGCCCCGGAAAATTGGACTGAACTCAAGGCGCGAATTCGTCAGGGAATACTCCTCACTGCCGTTACCATGCTGCCTTTGAGTGCCTTAATGGTAACTCTGGCAGTGCCAATTGTGCGCGTGGTTTATGAGCGTTATGCTTTCGACCAAAGGGCATCCCAGCTAGTTTCCTCAGTGCTAATTGCTTACAGCATTGGGATGTTTGTCTACTTGGCGCGTGACGTGCTGGTGCGCGTCTTTTATGCTTTGGGGGATGGCGAAACACCGTTTCGCATCAGTATCGTGAATATCTTTCTGAATGCCATACTCGACTATATTCTTGTCCAACGTTTCGGCGCACCCGGTTTGATTCTGGCAACGGTGGGGGTGAATATTACTTCAACAATAGCGCTGGTGTGGTTGTTAGATCGCAAGCTTCACGGCTTACCTTGGCGGGAGTGGTGCTTACCTATCCTCAGTTTAACTGGCGCTAGCTTTGTGGCTGGGTTAGCTACCTGGGGCGTTAGTCGGGGTTTTCAGGAATTTTTAGGCAGCAACAGTTTGCTGTTGCAGTTGTTGCAGCTAAGTTTAGCTGGATTAGTCGGCTTAGGGGTTTATGCCTTATTTGCCACGCGGCTGAATTTGCCAGAAGTGGATATTTTTGTCTCCCGCATTCGCCAGCGCTTTGTGAGATAAAGATGGCAAGGGGGCGTGAAGCAAACGCACTCACTCAACCGTATGCAACACTACCAAAGTCTGGCAGGAAGGTGTGATATCTAAATATTAAGCCGAGATGAGTCTTGAAACTTGGCTCGTTAGCTTAATAACAAAGGCAACCAATGAAGGCCTTCAAAGGATATCTAGCCAGTCTATTTGACAAAGAATTGATCCCGACAGGCTTACGGACTGCTCTATTCGTAGGCTCTGTTTTATTTTTGATCAATCACGGTCTTGCCTTCTTCCGAGGAGAAATGACTCGCGATCGCTGGATTGCCGGATCTCTTACCTATCTAATGCCTTATCTTGTCAATATTCATGGTCAATACGCTTATCGTCGCAAATCCTTAAAAACCTCTCGCTATTGAAGAAAGCCGTTACTGATGGCGCTTTTGAGCCAATAAACAAGTGTAGCCCTACCCTGAGAGAAG harbors:
- the murJ gene encoding murein biosynthesis integral membrane protein MurJ — protein: MTEKQKTARSLAGIAGIVAIATLISKVFGLVRQQAIAAAFGVGVTADAYNYAYVIPGFLLILLGGINGPFHSAIVSVLAKRDKSEAAPLVETITTLVGGILFIVTIVLIVFAGVFINLVAPGLSETAYGIQVKAIAIDQLQIMAPMAILAGLIGIGFGTLNAADMYWLPSVSPLFSSITVIGGLGILALQLGDQINAPQYAKLGGLVLAGGTLAGAILQWLIQLSAQWRAGLGTLRLRFDWHQPGVKDVLKVMGPATLSSGMLQINLYTDLFFASYIPQAAAAMTYAGLLVQTPLGIISNVILVPLLPIFSRLAAPENWTELKARIRQGILLTAVTMLPLSALMVTLAVPIVRVVYERYAFDQRASQLVSSVLIAYSIGMFVYLARDVLVRVFYALGDGETPFRISIVNIFLNAILDYILVQRFGAPGLILATVGVNITSTIALVWLLDRKLHGLPWREWCLPILSLTGASFVAGLATWGVSRGFQEFLGSNSLLLQLLQLSLAGLVGLGVYALFATRLNLPEVDIFVSRIRQRFVR
- the nrtS gene encoding nitrate/nitrite transporter NrtS, with amino-acid sequence MKAFKGYLASLFDKELIPTGLRTALFVGSVLFLINHGLAFFRGEMTRDRWIAGSLTYLMPYLVNIHGQYAYRRKSLKTSRY